A single Sphingomonas sp. IW22 DNA region contains:
- a CDS encoding NADP-dependent malic enzyme, producing MTDTPADQFTEREALRFHAEGRPGKIEIIASKPLTTQRDLALAYSPGVAVPVKAIAEDPSLAYDYTAKGNLVAVISNGTAILGLGNLGALASKPVMEGKAVLFKRFADVDSIDIELKTEDVDRIIDAIELMEPSFGGINLEDIKAPECFIIEQTLRERMNIPVFHDDQHGTAIITAAGLINACLLTGRRLSDIKVVVNGAGAAAIACTELIKAMGVRHDNVLMCDRTGVIHVGREGINQWQSAHAADTDRRTLVEALHGADVFLGLSAAGALKPEMVKDMAPAPIIFAMANPEPEIRPELAKAARPDAIIATGRSDYPNQVNNVIGFPFIFRGALDVRASAINDQMKIAAANAIAELARERVPDEVAAAYGVQHSFGPEYIIPAPFDPRLMELVSAAVAKAAMDSGVATRPILDMAAYRQTLRARLNPTTSVLSLAYEGARARPRRVIFAEGEEEVVLRAAIAFRDGGYGTPVLVGRDDVHDRLRALGVPDPESFEVHNSRVSPLVPAMVDFLYARLQRRGFLRRECERMVNQDRNIFGALLLQLGEGDVMITGVTRAYAQSMREVRRVIDPAPGRTPFGMHVLVGQTHTVFIADTTVNERPTGEELADIAEATAQVARRMGHEPRVAFLSYSTFGNPEGKWLDNIRDAVGALDKRQPGFEYEGEMSPDVALNPKQLANYPFARLSGPANVLIMPGLQSANISAKLLRELGGDSMIGPMLIGMEKNVQIAPMTSTASDLVTLAVLAAGGMAR from the coding sequence ATGACCGATACACCCGCCGACCAGTTTACCGAACGCGAAGCACTGCGCTTCCATGCCGAAGGGCGGCCGGGCAAAATCGAGATCATCGCGTCCAAACCGCTGACGACGCAGCGCGACCTGGCGCTCGCCTATTCCCCCGGCGTTGCCGTGCCGGTGAAGGCAATCGCGGAGGATCCGTCGCTCGCCTATGACTATACGGCGAAGGGCAACCTCGTTGCTGTGATCTCAAATGGTACCGCTATCCTCGGCCTCGGCAATCTGGGCGCGCTGGCATCCAAGCCGGTGATGGAGGGCAAGGCGGTTCTGTTCAAGCGGTTCGCCGATGTCGATTCGATCGATATCGAACTGAAGACCGAGGACGTCGACCGCATCATCGACGCGATCGAGCTGATGGAGCCGAGCTTCGGCGGTATCAACCTTGAGGATATCAAGGCGCCCGAATGCTTCATCATCGAGCAGACGCTACGCGAGCGGATGAATATCCCGGTCTTTCACGATGACCAGCACGGCACCGCAATCATCACGGCGGCGGGCCTTATCAACGCCTGTCTGCTGACCGGACGCCGGCTGTCCGACATCAAGGTCGTGGTGAACGGCGCGGGCGCGGCGGCGATTGCCTGTACCGAGCTGATCAAGGCGATGGGGGTTCGCCATGACAATGTGCTGATGTGCGACCGCACCGGCGTGATCCATGTCGGGCGCGAAGGCATCAACCAGTGGCAGTCGGCGCATGCCGCCGATACCGACCGCCGCACGCTGGTGGAGGCGCTGCATGGCGCCGATGTGTTCCTTGGCCTGTCCGCCGCCGGCGCGCTGAAGCCGGAAATGGTCAAGGACATGGCGCCCGCGCCGATCATTTTCGCCATGGCCAACCCGGAGCCGGAAATCCGCCCCGAACTGGCCAAGGCGGCGCGCCCCGATGCGATCATCGCGACGGGCCGGTCGGATTATCCGAATCAGGTCAATAATGTCATCGGCTTCCCCTTCATCTTTCGCGGGGCGCTCGACGTGCGGGCCAGTGCGATCAACGACCAGATGAAGATCGCCGCGGCCAATGCCATTGCCGAATTGGCCCGCGAACGCGTGCCGGACGAAGTGGCGGCGGCTTATGGTGTGCAGCACAGCTTCGGCCCCGAATATATCATCCCTGCGCCGTTCGACCCGCGCCTGATGGAACTGGTGTCGGCGGCGGTTGCCAAGGCGGCGATGGATTCGGGCGTCGCGACGCGACCGATTCTCGACATGGCGGCCTATCGCCAGACGCTGCGCGCGCGTCTGAACCCGACCACTTCGGTTCTCAGCCTGGCGTATGAGGGCGCCCGCGCGCGTCCGCGCCGCGTGATCTTTGCCGAGGGTGAGGAAGAAGTCGTGCTGCGCGCTGCCATCGCCTTCCGCGACGGGGGTTATGGCACCCCCGTGCTGGTCGGGCGCGACGATGTGCATGACCGATTGAGGGCGCTGGGTGTGCCGGACCCCGAAAGTTTCGAGGTTCACAACAGCCGTGTGTCCCCGTTGGTCCCGGCGATGGTCGATTTCCTTTACGCCCGTCTTCAGCGTCGCGGTTTCCTGCGCCGTGAATGCGAGCGGATGGTCAACCAGGACCGCAACATCTTTGGCGCGCTCCTCCTCCAGTTGGGCGAGGGCGATGTGATGATCACGGGCGTCACCCGCGCCTATGCTCAGTCGATGCGCGAAGTTCGTCGCGTCATCGATCCGGCACCCGGCCGCACGCCGTTCGGCATGCACGTGCTGGTCGGCCAGACGCATACCGTGTTTATTGCCGACACCACCGTCAACGAACGCCCGACCGGTGAGGAACTGGCGGACATCGCCGAAGCCACGGCACAGGTCGCACGGCGCATGGGTCACGAACCGCGTGTTGCGTTCCTCAGCTATTCGACCTTCGGCAATCCTGAGGGCAAGTGGCTGGACAATATCCGCGATGCCGTTGGCGCACTGGACAAGCGTCAGCCCGGTTTCGAATATGAAGGGGAAATGTCGCCCGACGTCGCCCTCAACCCGAAGCAGCTTGCCAACTATCCGTTTGCGCGGTTGTCCGGCCCGGCCAATGTCCTGATCATGCCGGGTCTGCAGTCGGCAAATATCTCCGCCAAGCTGCTGCGTGAGCTGGGCGGCGACAGCATGATCGGCCCGATGCTGATCGGCATGGAAAAGAACGTCCAGATTGCACCGATGACATCGACCGCCAGCGATCTGGTCACGTTGGCCGTGCTTGCGGCGGGAGGCATGGCGCGCTGA
- a CDS encoding peptidylprolyl isomerase codes for MALLAAPRAALAREPAVVRVRFVTAAGSFIVALDTRRAPATAANFLAYVDDERFDGTTFYRAARSKRLPGTGFVQGGIRTDARRILPPFPLETTAKTGLRHVDGAISMARGATAAAAGGNFFICIGAAPHMDARPGFQGYAVFGKVIAGMPVLKRILAVPTGGGFDSMKGQMIMKPIPIVRAVRMDGQKRPTGRPRPWLLLRRR; via the coding sequence GTGGCGCTGCTTGCGGCACCACGCGCCGCGCTCGCGCGCGAGCCGGCGGTGGTGCGCGTGCGGTTCGTGACGGCGGCGGGCAGCTTCATCGTCGCGCTCGACACACGCCGCGCCCCGGCGACGGCGGCCAATTTTCTGGCCTATGTCGATGATGAGCGGTTCGATGGCACAACCTTCTACCGCGCGGCGCGGTCGAAACGGTTGCCGGGCACTGGATTTGTGCAGGGTGGTATCCGCACCGATGCGCGCCGCATCCTGCCGCCCTTTCCGCTGGAAACCACGGCCAAGACGGGGCTACGCCATGTCGACGGCGCAATCTCGATGGCGCGCGGCGCAACCGCTGCCGCAGCAGGTGGCAATTTCTTCATCTGTATCGGTGCCGCGCCGCACATGGACGCTCGCCCCGGCTTCCAGGGCTATGCCGTGTTTGGAAAGGTCATTGCCGGGATGCCCGTTCTAAAGCGCATCCTTGCCGTTCCCACGGGCGGCGGGTTTGATTCGATGAAGGGCCAGATGATCATGAAGCCCATTCCAATCGTGCGCGCGGTTCGCATGGACGGGCAGAAGCGCCCGACCGGTCGCCCGCGCCCGTGGCTGTTGCTTCGCCGACGCTGA
- a CDS encoding cyclopropane-fatty-acyl-phospholipid synthase family protein yields the protein MKPVIFAALLSLTATPAIAQSPAPQSAPARTPDVIYVPTPPEVVSAMLDLAELKDGDVLYDLGSGDGRIPVAAVKRNRVKATGIDIDPERIAEARANAKAQGVSDKVTFKQDDIFTTDFSDASVVTLYLLDSLNEKLRPRLMRLKPGTRIVSHAFRMGDWEPEAERDIDGRRVYLWRVPAR from the coding sequence ATGAAGCCCGTAATATTCGCCGCGCTGCTTTCGCTGACCGCGACCCCGGCGATCGCGCAATCCCCTGCCCCCCAATCGGCACCCGCGCGAACGCCGGACGTTATCTATGTCCCCACCCCGCCCGAAGTGGTAAGCGCGATGCTGGACTTGGCCGAGTTGAAAGACGGCGACGTTCTTTACGACCTTGGATCGGGTGACGGCCGCATTCCAGTTGCCGCGGTTAAGCGCAACCGCGTGAAGGCGACGGGCATCGACATCGACCCCGAACGCATTGCAGAGGCGCGCGCCAATGCAAAGGCTCAGGGCGTGTCGGACAAGGTGACGTTCAAGCAGGACGACATCTTCACCACCGACTTTTCCGACGCCAGCGTGGTCACGCTCTATTTGCTCGATTCGCTCAACGAGAAGCTGCGGCCGCGTCTGATGCGCCTGAAGCCCGGTACCCGGATCGTCAGCCACGCCTTCCGCATGGGCGATTGGGAACCGGAAGCCGAACGCGACATTGACGGCCGCCGCGTCTATTTGTGGCGCGTACCCGCACGCTGA